The Amycolatopsis sp. DG1A-15b genome window below encodes:
- a CDS encoding LLM class F420-dependent oxidoreductase yields MAIELGKLGIWRPYPGVDVHFATEAEKLGYGAIWLGASPTGDLAYVDDLLAATEHLVIATGIVNIWQDEPADIARVYERIAGKYPDRFLLGIGAGHREATKEYKKPYAALVDYLDGLDAAGVPVAGRALAALGPKVVKLSGDRAAGAHPYLTTPEHTRSTREILGAGKLLAPEQKVVLGTDADETRAIGRNTVKYYLGLSNYVASLRKLGFTDEDLEGEGSDRLVDALALHGDAETVARGIRAHFEAGADHVNIQVLNEDPWPAYQALASELL; encoded by the coding sequence ATGGCAATCGAACTCGGCAAGCTCGGTATCTGGCGGCCCTACCCGGGCGTCGACGTGCACTTCGCGACGGAGGCGGAGAAGCTCGGTTACGGCGCGATCTGGCTGGGCGCGTCCCCCACTGGCGACCTGGCCTACGTCGACGACCTGCTCGCGGCGACCGAGCACCTGGTCATCGCGACCGGCATCGTGAACATCTGGCAGGACGAGCCCGCGGACATCGCCCGCGTGTACGAGCGGATCGCGGGCAAGTACCCGGACCGCTTCCTGCTCGGCATCGGCGCCGGCCACCGCGAGGCCACCAAGGAGTACAAGAAGCCGTACGCGGCGCTGGTCGACTACCTGGACGGGCTCGACGCGGCGGGCGTCCCGGTCGCCGGGCGGGCGCTGGCCGCGCTCGGCCCGAAGGTCGTCAAGCTGTCCGGCGACCGCGCCGCGGGCGCGCACCCTTACCTGACGACGCCGGAGCACACCCGCAGCACGCGCGAGATCCTCGGCGCGGGCAAGCTGCTGGCGCCGGAGCAGAAGGTGGTGCTGGGCACCGACGCCGACGAGACCCGCGCGATCGGCCGCAACACCGTGAAGTACTACCTCGGGCTGTCGAACTACGTCGCCAGCCTGCGGAAACTCGGGTTCACCGACGAAGACCTCGAAGGCGAGGGCAGTGATCGCCTGGTCGACGCGCTGGCGTTGCACGGCGACGCGGAAACGGTCGCCCGTGGAATCCGCGCCCACTTCGAAGCGGGTGCCGACCACGTGAACATCCAGGTGCTGAACGAGGACCCGTGGCCCGCGTACCAGGCGCTGGCCTCCGAGCTGCTGTGA
- a CDS encoding aldo/keto reductase, whose protein sequence is MTKLGNTDLDVYGLNLGGNVFGWTADEPQSFAVLDAYTAAGGNFVDTADLYGGGGGSEEILGNWLAARGHRDDVVVATKVGMWDGRPGLSAKNIQAAAEDSLRRLKTDHIDLYYAHRDDPDTPLEETLTAFDALVRAGKVRYLGASNYSADRLAEALSVSDRHGLARYAVLQPHYNLVERDYERDLAPLVEREGLATLPYFALAKGFLTGKYRTKDDTVDSPRAARASSYLDGNGARVLAELDEVAEAHGVSVATVSLAWLRQQPTVAAPIASARTPEQLTDLIASVSLELTDAELTALGEAGR, encoded by the coding sequence ATGACCAAGCTGGGAAACACCGACCTCGACGTGTACGGGCTCAACCTCGGCGGCAACGTCTTCGGCTGGACGGCGGACGAACCGCAGTCCTTCGCCGTGCTCGACGCCTACACCGCGGCCGGCGGCAACTTCGTGGACACCGCCGACCTCTACGGCGGCGGGGGCGGCTCCGAGGAGATCCTCGGCAACTGGCTGGCCGCGCGCGGCCACCGTGACGACGTCGTCGTCGCGACCAAGGTCGGCATGTGGGACGGCCGGCCGGGCCTCTCCGCGAAGAACATCCAGGCCGCGGCGGAGGACTCGCTGCGCCGCCTCAAGACCGACCACATCGACCTCTACTACGCGCACCGGGACGACCCGGACACCCCGCTCGAAGAGACCCTGACGGCGTTCGACGCACTGGTCCGCGCGGGCAAGGTCCGCTACCTCGGCGCGTCCAACTACAGCGCCGACCGGCTCGCCGAAGCACTGTCCGTTTCGGACCGGCATGGCCTCGCGCGGTACGCCGTGCTGCAGCCGCACTACAACCTCGTCGAGCGGGACTACGAACGCGACCTCGCCCCGCTCGTCGAGCGCGAAGGCCTCGCCACGCTGCCGTACTTCGCCCTCGCGAAGGGCTTCCTCACCGGCAAGTACCGCACGAAGGACGACACCGTCGACAGCCCGCGCGCCGCCCGCGCTTCGTCCTACTTGGACGGTAATGGTGCGCGCGTACTGGCCGAGCTCGACGAAGTCGCCGAGGCGCACGGGGTTTCGGTCGCCACGGTGTCGCTCGCGTGGCTGCGGCAGCAGCCGACGGTCGCCGCGCCGATCGCCAGCGCCCGGACGCCCGAGCAGCTCACCGACCTGATCGCCTCGGTCTCCCTGGAGCTCACGGACGCGGAGCTCACCGCACTGGGCGAAGCCGGCCGCTGA
- a CDS encoding SDR family oxidoreductase: MANPFSLLSGTKKVDGKVVLITGAARGIGAGLAERLAARGAKVALVGLEAGEQEKVADRIGPNAHAWEADVTSWDALNDAVTGVVEHFGGIDIVIANAGIATAGFVRSVDRAAFEKVIEVDLLGVWRTFRVTLPHVIERKGYLLAISSLAAITHAPGMANYSAAKAGVEAFSNSLRAEVAHLGVKVGVAHPTWIRTDLVESADAHPVFGKLRASMPGLIGKTYPLDVALDDLEAGILKRARTIHVPRWVGGLKLFRAFLPPIVEIGSRSRVPSADKAALADIEARGAFESAVTGHGGRAATKG; the protein is encoded by the coding sequence GTGGCCAACCCGTTTTCGCTGCTGAGCGGCACCAAGAAGGTCGACGGCAAGGTCGTGCTGATCACCGGCGCCGCCCGCGGCATCGGCGCCGGGCTCGCCGAGCGGCTGGCCGCGCGTGGCGCCAAGGTCGCCCTCGTCGGCCTCGAAGCCGGCGAACAGGAGAAGGTCGCCGACCGGATCGGGCCGAACGCGCACGCCTGGGAAGCCGACGTCACCAGCTGGGACGCCCTCAACGACGCAGTCACCGGTGTCGTCGAGCACTTCGGCGGGATCGACATCGTCATCGCGAACGCCGGCATCGCGACCGCGGGCTTCGTCCGCTCGGTCGACCGGGCCGCGTTCGAGAAGGTCATCGAGGTCGACCTGCTCGGCGTCTGGCGGACGTTCCGCGTCACGCTCCCGCACGTCATCGAGCGCAAGGGCTACCTGCTGGCGATTTCATCGCTCGCCGCGATCACGCACGCGCCGGGGATGGCCAACTACTCCGCCGCCAAGGCCGGCGTCGAAGCCTTCTCGAACAGCCTGCGCGCCGAGGTCGCCCACCTGGGCGTCAAGGTCGGCGTCGCGCACCCGACGTGGATCCGCACCGACCTCGTCGAGAGCGCCGACGCGCACCCGGTGTTCGGCAAGCTCCGCGCGTCGATGCCCGGACTGATCGGCAAGACGTACCCGCTGGACGTGGCCCTGGACGACCTCGAAGCGGGCATCCTCAAGCGCGCCCGGACCATCCACGTGCCGCGGTGGGTCGGCGGCCTCAAGCTGTTCCGCGCGTTCCTCCCGCCGATCGTCGAGATCGGCTCGCGCAGCCGGGTACCTTCGGCGGACAAGGCCGCGCTGGCCGACATCGAGGCGCGCGGCGCGTTCGAGTCGGCGGTCACCGGCCACGGCGGGCGGGCCGCCACCAAGGGGTGA
- a CDS encoding pyridoxamine 5'-phosphate oxidase family protein — protein sequence MSRRDQIRMTEDEVRAYLAEQKVINVASIGPNGRPHLAPLWYFPHEDGVATWTYGTSQKAKNFRRLPEATVLVEDGDSYEKLRGVSFEADVEIVEDTAEVTRMGTALMQRYSGAKQGDPASAELQAFIAGQATKRVGLVFRPTKVVSWNHGKLGGTY from the coding sequence ATGTCCCGTCGCGACCAGATCAGGATGACCGAGGACGAGGTCCGCGCCTACCTCGCGGAGCAGAAGGTCATCAACGTCGCCAGCATCGGCCCGAACGGCCGCCCGCACCTCGCGCCGCTCTGGTACTTCCCGCACGAAGACGGTGTCGCGACCTGGACGTACGGCACGTCGCAGAAGGCGAAGAACTTCCGGCGGCTGCCGGAGGCGACCGTGCTCGTCGAGGACGGCGACAGCTACGAGAAGCTGCGTGGCGTCTCGTTCGAGGCCGACGTCGAGATCGTCGAGGACACCGCCGAGGTCACCCGGATGGGGACGGCGCTCATGCAGCGGTACTCGGGAGCCAAGCAAGGTGACCCTGCGTCGGCCGAGCTGCAGGCCTTCATCGCCGGTCAGGCCACCAAACGCGTCGGGCTGGTCTTCCGCCCGACCAAGGTGGTCAGCTGGAACCACGGCAAGCTCGGCGGAACGTACTGA
- a CDS encoding NAD(P)/FAD-dependent oxidoreductase: MTERFKVVIVGTGFAGLGQAIQLEKAGIRDYVILEKAAEVGGTWRDNSYPGCACDVQSHMYSFSYEQNPGWSRSFSPQPEIFDYLKGVADKYRLREKIRFGVELTGAHWDERERRWTATTRDGREFVAQFLVSGVGGLHIPQIPDLPGIAEFKGQTWHSARWNHEYDLRGKKVAVVGTGASAVQFVPKIAPDVAELTLFQRTPPWIMPKPDHAMPSWARTLFKRVPGTQRLYRNALYWLLEARAIGFNGHPAIMKAGELIAKRNIAKGIKDRALRKKVTPDYTMGCKRVLISNDYYPALARPNVDVNTAGIKEVKAHSIVDSAGVEHEVDAIVYGTGFKVTDALEYLDITGVDGRNLAKEWAAEGMRTHKGITVSGYPNLFFLLGPNTALGHNSVVFMIESQARYVVDAIKLADSRGAAALDVRPGVQDEFQREIQDKLVKGVWTQGGCKSWYLDAQGVNRTIWPGFTWRYWLETRKVDPADYELSGRAS; encoded by the coding sequence ATGACCGAGCGGTTCAAGGTCGTGATCGTGGGCACCGGGTTCGCCGGGCTCGGCCAGGCGATCCAGCTCGAGAAGGCCGGCATCCGGGACTACGTGATCCTGGAGAAGGCCGCCGAGGTGGGCGGCACCTGGCGGGACAACTCCTACCCCGGCTGCGCCTGCGACGTGCAGTCGCACATGTACTCGTTCTCGTACGAGCAGAACCCCGGCTGGTCGCGGTCGTTCTCGCCGCAGCCGGAGATCTTCGACTACCTCAAGGGCGTCGCGGACAAGTACCGGCTGCGCGAGAAGATCCGCTTCGGCGTCGAGCTCACCGGCGCCCACTGGGACGAGCGGGAACGCCGCTGGACGGCGACGACCAGGGACGGCCGCGAGTTCGTCGCGCAGTTCCTCGTCTCCGGCGTCGGCGGCCTGCACATCCCGCAGATCCCCGACCTGCCCGGGATCGCGGAGTTCAAGGGCCAGACCTGGCACTCCGCGCGCTGGAACCACGAATACGACCTGCGCGGCAAGAAGGTCGCCGTGGTCGGCACGGGCGCCAGCGCCGTCCAGTTCGTCCCGAAGATCGCCCCCGACGTCGCCGAGCTGACGCTGTTCCAGCGGACGCCGCCGTGGATCATGCCCAAGCCCGACCACGCCATGCCGTCGTGGGCGCGGACGCTGTTCAAGCGCGTGCCCGGCACTCAGCGCCTCTACCGCAACGCGCTGTATTGGCTGCTCGAAGCGCGGGCCATCGGCTTCAACGGCCACCCAGCGATCATGAAGGCCGGCGAGCTGATCGCGAAGCGGAACATCGCGAAGGGCATCAAGGACCGCGCGCTGCGCAAGAAGGTCACGCCGGACTACACGATGGGCTGCAAGCGCGTCCTGATCTCCAACGACTACTACCCGGCGCTGGCCCGGCCGAACGTCGACGTGAACACGGCCGGGATCAAGGAGGTCAAGGCGCACTCGATCGTCGACTCCGCCGGGGTCGAGCACGAGGTCGACGCGATCGTCTACGGCACCGGCTTCAAGGTGACCGACGCGCTGGAGTACCTCGACATCACCGGCGTCGACGGCCGCAACCTCGCCAAGGAGTGGGCGGCCGAGGGCATGCGGACCCACAAGGGCATCACCGTGTCCGGCTACCCGAACCTGTTCTTCCTGCTCGGCCCGAACACCGCGCTCGGCCACAACTCCGTCGTGTTCATGATCGAGTCGCAGGCGCGGTACGTCGTCGACGCCATCAAGCTCGCCGACTCCCGCGGTGCCGCCGCCCTCGACGTCCGGCCGGGCGTGCAGGACGAGTTCCAGCGGGAGATCCAGGACAAGCTGGTCAAAGGCGTCTGGACGCAGGGCGGCTGCAAGAGCTGGTACCTCGACGCCCAGGGCGTGAACCGGACGATCTGGCCGGGCTTCACCTGGCGCTACTGGCTGGAGACGCGCAAGGTCGACCCGGCCGACTACGAGCTGTCCGGCCGGGCGTCGTGA
- a CDS encoding YciI family protein: MAWFLVEITYVQEKLLEVRPRHREFLTKLAEEGRVAIAGPLGDGTGGITLYQADDEAHLKETLDRDPYFLEGVVAQRSVREFKPVIGAWLPS, from the coding sequence ATGGCCTGGTTCCTCGTCGAAATCACCTACGTCCAGGAGAAGCTGCTGGAGGTCCGGCCGCGCCACCGCGAGTTCCTGACCAAGCTGGCCGAAGAGGGCCGCGTCGCGATCGCCGGGCCGCTCGGCGACGGCACCGGCGGCATCACCCTGTACCAGGCCGACGACGAGGCGCACCTGAAGGAGACGCTCGACCGGGACCCGTACTTCCTGGAAGGAGTCGTCGCGCAGCGGTCCGTCCGCGAGTTCAAGCCGGTGATCGGCGCCTGGCTGCCGTCATAG
- a CDS encoding SigE family RNA polymerase sigma factor — translation MLEGNAERSVEATLGHLRVMDGPAPAQAPTPLTLEDLYRQHRMRLVRLAILLVDEPATAEDVVQEAFTGLHRNWGRLRDAAAAVGYLRTAVVNGSRSVLRRRKTAREYVPPHAVNARSAESLAMLSSEHQAVVSALSKLPPRQREVLVLRYYGGLSEAEISEAAGISKGTVKSTASRALEALQKAMQAPQ, via the coding sequence ATGCTCGAGGGCAATGCGGAACGCAGCGTCGAGGCGACCCTCGGCCACCTGCGGGTCATGGACGGTCCGGCCCCGGCGCAGGCGCCGACACCGCTGACCCTCGAAGACCTCTACCGCCAGCACCGCATGCGGCTGGTCCGGCTGGCGATTCTGCTGGTGGACGAGCCCGCGACGGCGGAAGACGTGGTGCAGGAGGCCTTCACCGGCCTGCACCGCAACTGGGGCAGGCTCCGGGACGCCGCGGCCGCGGTCGGCTACCTGCGGACCGCGGTGGTCAACGGGTCGCGCAGCGTGCTGCGCCGCCGCAAGACGGCCCGCGAGTACGTGCCGCCGCACGCGGTGAACGCGCGCTCCGCGGAGAGCCTCGCGATGCTCTCCAGCGAGCACCAGGCCGTGGTCAGCGCGCTGTCGAAGCTGCCGCCCCGCCAGCGCGAAGTGCTGGTGCTGCGGTACTACGGCGGACTGAGCGAGGCCGAGATCTCTGAGGCCGCAGGCATCTCCAAGGGTACCGTTAAATCGACCGCCAGCCGGGCGCTCGAGGCGCTCCAGAAGGCCATGCAAGCCCCACAGTGA
- the nagA gene encoding N-acetylglucosamine-6-phosphate deacetylase, whose product MIMGGRVAAPDRLLDDGWVAVSDGRIAGVGSGTPPSGEHVDVGGALVVPGFVDTHCHGGGGASFTSLDPEELLTAVRAHRRHGTTTMLASLVSDPVDILREQVAALRELAQDGEVAGIHLEGPFISKARCGAHDPETLLEPDTGTVEKLLRAGQGAIRMVTIAPELHGGVKAVRQLAESGVIAAIGHTDGVEEQLLPAIDAGATVATHLFNGMRPLHHREPGPVGALLDDERITIELICDLVHLHPTVVRLAAKHAGRNRTVLITDAMSATDAADGRYTLGRLEVDVHDGVATLADNGSLAGSTLTMDTAFRNLVRGAKLGILDAVHATSQRPAELLGIADRTGMLCSGYQADIVVLDQDLRPAKVLRRGEWVAEVGTATLST is encoded by the coding sequence GTGATCATGGGCGGCCGGGTCGCCGCCCCGGACCGTTTACTCGACGACGGCTGGGTGGCCGTGTCCGACGGGCGGATCGCCGGTGTGGGTTCCGGGACCCCGCCGTCCGGCGAGCACGTGGACGTCGGCGGGGCGCTGGTCGTGCCCGGGTTCGTCGACACCCACTGCCACGGCGGGGGAGGTGCTTCGTTCACCTCCCTCGATCCCGAGGAACTGCTGACGGCGGTGCGAGCGCACCGCCGTCACGGCACCACGACCATGCTCGCCAGCCTGGTCTCGGACCCGGTGGACATCCTGCGTGAGCAGGTCGCGGCGCTGCGTGAGCTCGCCCAGGACGGCGAGGTCGCGGGCATCCACCTGGAGGGGCCGTTCATCTCGAAGGCCCGCTGCGGCGCGCACGACCCGGAGACGCTGCTCGAACCGGACACCGGCACGGTCGAGAAGCTCCTGCGCGCGGGTCAGGGCGCGATCCGGATGGTGACCATCGCCCCCGAGCTGCACGGCGGCGTGAAGGCCGTCCGCCAGCTGGCCGAGTCCGGCGTGATCGCCGCCATCGGGCACACCGACGGCGTCGAGGAGCAGCTGCTGCCGGCGATCGACGCGGGTGCGACGGTGGCGACCCACCTGTTCAACGGCATGCGGCCGCTGCACCACCGCGAGCCCGGCCCGGTCGGCGCGCTGCTGGACGACGAGCGCATCACGATCGAGCTGATCTGCGACCTGGTCCACCTCCACCCGACGGTGGTCCGCCTGGCGGCCAAGCACGCGGGCCGCAACCGGACGGTCCTCATCACGGACGCGATGTCGGCCACCGACGCCGCGGACGGCCGCTACACGCTGGGCCGCCTCGAGGTCGACGTCCACGACGGCGTCGCCACCCTCGCCGACAACGGTTCGCTGGCCGGCAGCACCTTGACGATGGACACCGCCTTCCGCAATCTGGTCCGGGGTGCGAAACTCGGCATCCTCGACGCGGTGCACGCGACGTCGCAGCGGCCCGCGGAGCTGCTCGGCATCGCAGACCGGACCGGGATGCTGTGCTCCGGTTACCAGGCCGACATCGTGGTCCTCGACCAGGACCTGCGGCCCGCGAAGGTGTTGCGCCGGGGAGAATGGGTCGCCGAGGTGGGTACGGCTACCTTGAGTACGTAG
- a CDS encoding VTT domain-containing protein, giving the protein MILAQSTVNTMSLLPSWLDPQHLLSGLTTPVIAVLCLIIFIESSIFPVLPGDSLLFTAGLFIANGTLNAPLWLVCVLVTAAALLGNVTGYYIGYFVGPKLFNRPDSKFFKREYVDKTHEFLEKHGPKAVVLARFVPFVRTFITWIAGIGRMDPKRYFTYTVLGGILWAAGITILGSLLGNIGFIRDNVDAIFVLIVLVSVVPIALEYLKSRREKKAVAETDPEVTQRIPRIKD; this is encoded by the coding sequence GTGATTCTCGCCCAGAGCACGGTCAACACGATGTCGCTGCTGCCGTCATGGCTGGACCCGCAGCACCTGCTGAGCGGTCTGACGACACCGGTCATCGCGGTGCTGTGCCTGATCATCTTCATCGAGAGCAGCATCTTCCCGGTCCTGCCGGGTGATTCACTGCTGTTCACGGCCGGCCTGTTCATCGCGAACGGAACGCTGAACGCCCCGTTGTGGCTGGTCTGCGTCCTGGTGACGGCGGCGGCCCTGCTCGGCAACGTGACCGGTTACTACATCGGCTACTTCGTCGGCCCGAAGCTGTTCAACCGCCCGGACTCGAAGTTCTTCAAGCGCGAGTACGTGGACAAGACGCACGAGTTCCTGGAGAAGCACGGCCCCAAGGCGGTCGTGCTGGCCCGGTTCGTCCCGTTCGTCCGCACGTTCATCACCTGGATCGCGGGCATCGGCCGCATGGACCCGAAGCGCTACTTCACGTACACGGTGCTCGGCGGCATCCTGTGGGCCGCGGGCATCACGATCCTGGGTTCGCTGCTGGGCAACATCGGGTTCATCCGGGACAACGTCGACGCGATCTTCGTGCTGATCGTGCTGGTGTCGGTGGTGCCGATCGCGCTGGAGTACCTGAAGTCGCGGCGCGAGAAGAAGGCGGTCGCGGAGACCGACCCCGAGGTCACGCAGCGGATCCCGCGCATCAAGGACTGA
- a CDS encoding FAD-linked oxidase C-terminal domain-containing protein — MSNEALVTRLRALLGKGAVLTDSDVTGSYARDMMPLAPSGTPLAVVLPANAAEVQAVVKACAEAKVPIVPRGAGSGLSGAANAIDGCVTLSLTKLNEIVEIDAGNRLAVVQPGVVNLDFRNAVEKHGLFYPPDPSSYDWCTIGGNLSTNAGGLCCVKYGVTTDSVLGLEVVLADGSLLKTGRRTVKGVAGYDLARLFVGSEGTLGVITQATVQLKPLPQAPATLVAGFSTTEAAGEAVARVVREGLVPSLLEIMDASSIKASEAYLKTDLGAGSDCQALLLGQSDAGGEVARRELAALEQICLDCGADLAYTTEDLEEGRMLLHARRVVLTALETYGLWLTDDVCVPRTRIAELIRGCEKISSEVGLRIAVVGHAGDGNMHPTIVYQPDDPDEFERAQRAFDEILEVGLSLGGTVTGEHGIGKIKREWLAREIGPVGLRVHQQIKRALDPENLFNPGSMFSMT, encoded by the coding sequence ATGAGCAACGAAGCTTTGGTCACCCGGCTCCGGGCCCTGCTCGGCAAGGGCGCCGTGCTCACCGACTCCGACGTCACCGGCTCCTACGCGCGCGACATGATGCCGCTGGCGCCTTCGGGCACGCCGCTCGCCGTCGTCCTGCCCGCGAACGCCGCGGAGGTGCAGGCCGTCGTCAAGGCGTGCGCCGAGGCCAAGGTGCCGATCGTGCCGCGCGGGGCGGGCAGCGGCCTGTCCGGCGCGGCGAACGCCATCGACGGCTGCGTCACGCTGTCGCTGACCAAGCTGAACGAGATCGTCGAGATCGACGCGGGCAACCGGCTGGCGGTGGTGCAGCCGGGCGTGGTCAACCTGGACTTCCGCAACGCCGTCGAGAAGCACGGGCTGTTCTACCCACCGGACCCGTCCAGCTACGACTGGTGCACGATCGGCGGCAACCTGTCGACCAACGCCGGCGGCCTCTGCTGCGTGAAGTACGGGGTGACGACGGACTCGGTGCTCGGCCTGGAGGTCGTCCTGGCCGACGGATCGCTGCTGAAGACCGGCCGCCGCACGGTGAAGGGCGTCGCGGGCTACGACCTGGCGCGGCTGTTCGTGGGCAGCGAGGGCACGCTCGGCGTGATCACGCAGGCGACGGTCCAGCTCAAGCCGCTGCCCCAAGCCCCGGCGACGCTGGTCGCGGGCTTCAGCACGACCGAAGCGGCGGGGGAGGCCGTCGCCCGGGTCGTGCGCGAAGGTCTCGTGCCGTCGTTGCTGGAGATCATGGACGCGTCGTCGATCAAGGCGTCGGAGGCGTACCTGAAGACGGACCTGGGTGCGGGGTCGGACTGCCAGGCCCTGCTGCTGGGGCAGTCGGACGCGGGCGGCGAAGTGGCCCGCCGCGAGCTGGCGGCGCTGGAGCAGATCTGCCTGGACTGCGGCGCGGACCTGGCGTACACGACGGAGGACCTGGAGGAGGGGCGGATGCTCCTGCACGCCCGCCGGGTGGTGCTGACGGCGTTGGAGACGTACGGGCTGTGGCTGACCGACGACGTCTGCGTGCCGCGGACGCGGATCGCGGAGCTGATCCGCGGGTGCGAGAAGATCAGTTCCGAGGTGGGGCTGCGCATCGCGGTGGTCGGTCACGCCGGCGACGGCAACATGCACCCGACGATCGTGTACCAGCCGGACGACCCGGACGAGTTCGAGCGGGCCCAGCGGGCGTTCGACGAGATCCTCGAGGTGGGGCTCTCGCTCGGCGGGACGGTGACCGGCGAGCACGGGATCGGGAAGATCAAGCGCGAGTGGCTGGCCCGCGAGATCGGGCCGGTGGGGCTGCGGGTGCACCAGCAGATCAAGCGGGCGCTGGACCCGGAGAACCTGTTCAACCCGGGCTCGATGTTCTCGATGACCTGA
- a CDS encoding PPOX class F420-dependent oxidoreductase has product MTDDTALKDFLAAHRHGVLATIRRDGRPQLSTITYLHDPGSATLIASITETRAKTKNMRRDPRVTFHVSSEDGWSYVVAEGRASLTAPAAAPEDDTVEALVDYYRRAAGEHPDWAEYRAAMVTDQRVLLTVHIEKLLGLVR; this is encoded by the coding sequence ATGACCGACGACACAGCGTTGAAGGACTTCCTCGCCGCCCACCGCCACGGCGTCCTCGCCACGATCCGCCGCGACGGCCGGCCGCAGCTGTCCACGATCACCTACCTCCACGACCCGGGATCGGCGACGTTGATCGCGTCGATCACCGAGACCCGGGCGAAGACGAAGAACATGCGCCGGGACCCGCGGGTGACGTTCCACGTGAGCAGCGAGGACGGCTGGAGCTACGTCGTCGCCGAGGGGCGCGCTTCGCTCACGGCGCCGGCCGCCGCACCCGAGGACGACACGGTGGAAGCGCTGGTCGACTACTACCGGCGCGCGGCGGGCGAGCACCCGGACTGGGCGGAGTACCGCGCGGCCATGGTCACCGACCAGCGGGTGCTGCTGACCGTTCACATCGAGAAGCTGCTGGGCCTGGTCCGCTGA
- a CDS encoding MarR family transcriptional regulator, producing MAPNTTRPTAELDLADQLGHELVRLVRLINKAKTQVSKQGPDGIERAAYAILFTLIHEGPQRTSRLAESLHSEISTISRQSSSLVQHGLVERQADPEDGRACLLAPTAEGMRVFEENRKQRNKWLAEVLGDWTDGDIQTLNRLFGRLNTGIENHSPQLADAQASAGAPAKGANA from the coding sequence ATGGCACCGAACACCACCCGGCCCACGGCCGAGCTGGACCTCGCCGACCAGCTCGGGCACGAGCTCGTCCGCCTGGTCCGGCTGATCAACAAGGCGAAGACGCAGGTCTCCAAACAGGGGCCGGACGGCATCGAGCGGGCGGCGTACGCGATCCTCTTCACCCTCATCCACGAAGGCCCGCAGCGCACCAGCAGGCTGGCCGAGTCGCTCCACTCCGAGATCTCCACGATCAGCAGGCAGTCGAGCTCGCTCGTGCAGCACGGCCTGGTCGAGCGCCAAGCCGATCCCGAAGACGGGCGGGCGTGCCTCCTCGCGCCGACGGCCGAGGGCATGCGGGTGTTCGAAGAGAACCGCAAGCAGCGCAACAAGTGGCTGGCCGAAGTGCTCGGGGACTGGACCGACGGGGACATCCAGACCCTGAACCGCCTCTTCGGCCGGCTCAACACAGGTATCGAGAACCACTCTCCACAGCTGGCCGACGCGCAAGCGTCCGCCGGTGCACCGGCCAAGGGGGCCAACGCATGA